GCCCACCCACCAGCCGCGGCCGACACTGCATCTGCCAATCCCCGAGCCGCAACACAGCCGCGGCCCCACGATCGGCTGGTGATAAGTCCTATCTACGTAGGGCCGAAGGGTATGGTCGCCCGTCAATAGGAGGGAGTTCGGCCAAAACCAATGCTGTTGCGGTCTAAGTGCAGTCCGCGCTGAGCCAGTAGGGTAAGTACGTCCCTGCCAGTGCCTAGCGGCAGGGATGCGGCTGAGTGGGCGAGAGCGAGCGGGATAACTGCGTTCGGATATAGCCGCGTCTGGAAGCGGTCGAGTGCTTCCAATGTGGCTCGAAGGGTTGGGTAGCTTTCGAGCATTTCGCACGGATTGGCATCAACTGGGCCGCTCTCGTAAGGTTGGCCGGACGGTATGCGAGGTACAGTGAGTACGAGCATCTGTTCTGTCGTCGTCTTATAGAAGAAGCGGCGACCGTAAAATTCATCCTTTCCATAGATGCCGGCGCTGGCGCGTCGGCGGATTTTTTCACTAATGTAAGTATTATCTAGTGTCATAACGCTGCCTGCAGGGATATGCTCGGAAATTGCGGCGGCGTGATCGACAAAAGTGCCGGTCTTCTCAATACCAACAAGCAGCGGTACGCCGTGGCCTTGTTCTTGTAGCCATCGACATAACCTGCCCCAGTATTCGACCATGCGTCGCTTCAAGGGAGCAGTGGGTCCGTGGAATGCCAATGGGCCGTCGGTTATGAACATGCCTGAGCTGAGAGCCATCGGTGCATATCGTGCGAAGTTGTCGATATAAGCGAGTGAGAGAAGCCGTTCTGCGACATTCATCGTTCGCGTCAGAATATCTGCGTTCGGCCCCTCATCGGCATATTCTTCGTGCGTGCGAAGAAGGTCTGTCGGGTACAACGCGCCATGGCATCCGGAACATTGCGTCGGCTCACTCCCAACCTCCTGGTTGGGCTGGCCGCACTCGGGGCACTTGCCAAGGGTCGTTCGGACGCTCGCCTCTGGCTGTCCTGGGTCGCCGTGTAGGCGGAGTAGTGCATCCACCAGTGAGTACGGGGTTCCAAAGTCGGCAATGGCCTGCCGCTTGAAGGTCTCGAACAGCTCGACCCGCCACGACTCGACCCCGGACATCTTCGGCCGAGTCACTTGTGAGCCAGGTAAAACAGTCTGGATAGTCTGGCGCGTCTGAGCGCGTTGCACTTTACGGGCATCGACGAGGCCGTCTACGCGCGCATTGAGAAACTCATCGACGCGAACGAGCACGCCGGCGATTTGGATATACCCAACTCGTACGGACGGATAAGCTTGCCGCGCTTCAATCTCTTGGTCTGAGCCATCGAACGAGATTACAAAGGTTGGGCCGTTGTGCCGATCTAACGACAACTCGCTTAGGTCGTGGCAACGACTCACGACAGCCGGAGGCTCGTCCACGGATAGAGTAGGGGTCTCCCACCGGGAAAGAGCCTCGACTATGAGTGGGCTCTCGGCGGAAGGCAGATGGCCGAGCCGGGAAGCTCTCTCATTGGAGTAGGGCATCAGGCGACCGTCTCGACTTCGTTAGGGGGCAGGCCAGCAGCTTTCCGTGCACGATTGATCATATCGTGATCGAATTTTGCAATCTGAACTGGGACAATATACTTCCCGGAAAATGTCTTCATCCTGGCGAACCCTCGCTCCTCTGAACGCCGGATTTCGTCGGAGAAAACTGCAAAATCATAATAGTGCGCAAGCTCCCTGGTCTCATGATCTGAGTTCAGGTGCGCAATGATCCAGTTGTGCGTATTTGACAGAATTCGCCGGTCGACAGAAGAGACCTCTTGGGTCGCGTAGATTAGTCCAATTTCATATTTGGCAGACTCTTTGGCCAGACGCACCCACGGGTCGGTTTCGTTCTTATTCGCCTTTTCGCGATCGAATAGGCGGTGAGCTTCCTCTACGACTATCTGCATGGGCAGGGGGTCCTGGTTGCTTCGGAAGCGTTGGTTAGCCATATCTAGCAGGCCACGGACGAGACGCTCGGAAAGCATAGTTGCGACGCGTTCGGAGCCGTATGAAAGGTCAACGATGACGACCATTCCTGCCGTCAGATCCTTAATGACTTCGGGGAGCAAGCTTGTGGAGGCTTTGGGATCATGAAAATCCGTGGACGCCCTCAGCCTATTAAGAACGGCGGATCCGCCACTCCCATCGTACGCCGCACGTATGGCCATAAATGGCGCACAATTGCGCCAGGTAGCCACATCTGGTCCCTGGTACGGCTTGTTGGTCGTGGCCTTCTCGGCTGCTTGGATATTCCTGCACAACCAGTCCATCGTGTTCTTGAGCCCGTCCATGGTCCTGATTCTGACCATGCCCTTATCTTCCTTCTGCAAGGTCGACGGGCCAAAATCTAATATAATGGCGTCAGATAAGGTCGAGGCCATTATGAATGTTATACCAGGCCAATTATTTGGGACCTTGAAGCCGGCCTTCGCGAGCAGAGCATACAGGGCGAAGCGCCCACGGAACATGCCCGTTCGGGCCGCACGGTATCCGTCATCGTTCCTGCCGCCGGGATAATTGTCAGCATCAGGGTCGTCAATCTCCGCGGCCCTGAAGGCTTGCACGTAGCCCGCTTCCAGGTCCCCAACACATTCGTCTATCAGGCCGCGGGCTGCCGAGAGTTCGGCTTGACCATAGAAGTTGATGGTCAACGAGCGTTCCTGCTTATTATCCGCACTCGCGCCCAGCCTGTAGATTCTTACCCATTCTTCGCCGAGAAGTCTGAGTCCGGTCTGGTCCTGCTGATTGACTGAGGCATATTCGCCTTGAGGGTCGAAGATCAATTGCCCTATCGGGCGCTTCGTTGCGACCGAGTGCTCAAAAATTGCAGTGCATATTGTCTTGTTCGTATTTGACTTGCCGGCACGCGTCATACCGAGGACAGCGGTCTTGC
This genomic window from Actinospica robiniae DSM 44927 contains:
- a CDS encoding ATP-binding protein codes for the protein MTTYSGIAAQAIAEASPLLALLKDAKRLGGIYHLDYERATVITDDLLKRECGGVPRHGFLLAAATAPNQETQQPLDEDEIILLRVRGVAHLPNQSEVVATRMAAMRDADLRDRRPSEILDTLTEGQIQMSAFECDVLGTFYPDSVKNQQYVQFGADIDNVYAGARYFVYTPSAKVLEFLASYPQRTPDEIRDNVKPALIELGRVRFAATRRRAVSAGLSEVPVQVRVTDFIARKTAVLGMTRAGKSNTNKTICTAIFEHSVATKRPIGQLIFDPQGEYASVNQQDQTGLRLLGEEWVRIYRLGASADNKQERSLTINFYGQAELSAARGLIDECVGDLEAGYVQAFRAAEIDDPDADNYPGGRNDDGYRAARTGMFRGRFALYALLAKAGFKVPNNWPGITFIMASTLSDAIILDFGPSTLQKEDKGMVRIRTMDGLKNTMDWLCRNIQAAEKATTNKPYQGPDVATWRNCAPFMAIRAAYDGSGGSAVLNRLRASTDFHDPKASTSLLPEVIKDLTAGMVVIVDLSYGSERVATMLSERLVRGLLDMANQRFRSNQDPLPMQIVVEEAHRLFDREKANKNETDPWVRLAKESAKYEIGLIYATQEVSSVDRRILSNTHNWIIAHLNSDHETRELAHYYDFAVFSDEIRRSEERGFARMKTFSGKYIVPVQIAKFDHDMINRARKAAGLPPNEVETVA